The following are encoded together in the Pedobacter sp. D749 genome:
- a CDS encoding AAA family ATPase produces MKIHILGASCAGSTTLGETLSARLNIPYFDTDSFFWEKSAVPYTVKREAQLRSRLLKDELRKSENYIVGGSLVSWGEEWKQMFDLAVFLYLPKEIRMERLVQREIERYGNQIYDDAQRHKLFLEFIDWASKYDDRSFTGRNIGIHENWLEGLNCPVIKIVGDTTVSERLKRILEVVDGV; encoded by the coding sequence ATGAAAATCCATATCCTTGGTGCATCCTGTGCAGGCTCTACCACTTTGGGCGAAACTTTATCTGCCCGGTTAAATATCCCCTATTTTGATACGGATAGTTTTTTCTGGGAAAAATCTGCTGTTCCATATACCGTAAAGAGAGAAGCCCAATTACGGAGCCGGTTGCTTAAAGACGAATTAAGAAAATCAGAAAACTATATTGTGGGTGGCTCGCTGGTAAGCTGGGGCGAGGAATGGAAACAAATGTTCGACCTTGCGGTTTTCCTTTACCTGCCAAAAGAAATCAGGATGGAACGCCTGGTGCAAAGGGAAATAGAACGTTATGGAAATCAGATTTATGACGATGCGCAACGGCACAAATTATTCCTGGAATTTATAGATTGGGCATCAAAATACGACGACCGTTCTTTTACAGGCAGAAATATCGGGATCCATGAAAATTGGCTGGAAGGCCTGAACTGCCCTGTAATAAAAATTGTGGGTGATACAACAGTATCGGAACGGTTAAAACGTATTTTAGAAGTTGTTGATGGCGTTTAA
- a CDS encoding pyridoxamine 5'-phosphate oxidase family protein, producing MLGKLEEEEVEKLLKEQYIGRLGCHAHGVSYIVPINYVYRSGTVYAHSAPGQKIRMMRSNPQVCFQIDQIRDTFNWKSVVCWGKFEEINDTSEKQNVLQGIIHRMMPLTNTPSEQPSHGTGKTDAHDEEIIVFKIVLHLKTGRFEVNDRSN from the coding sequence ATGTTAGGGAAATTAGAAGAAGAGGAAGTCGAAAAACTCCTTAAAGAGCAATATATAGGTCGTTTAGGCTGCCACGCCCATGGGGTGAGTTACATTGTGCCTATTAATTATGTTTACCGCAGCGGTACAGTTTATGCCCATTCTGCTCCCGGACAAAAAATCAGGATGATGAGAAGCAACCCACAGGTTTGCTTCCAGATTGACCAGATCCGCGACACTTTCAACTGGAAAAGTGTGGTGTGCTGGGGCAAATTTGAAGAAATCAACGATACTTCAGAAAAACAAAATGTTTTGCAGGGCATTATCCACCGGATGATGCCCTTAACCAATACACCATCAGAGCAGCCATCGCATGGCACAGGCAAAACAGATGCGCATGATGAAGAAATTATCGTATTCAAAATTGTACTGCACCTAAAAACGGGCAGATTTGAGGTTAATGACAGGAGCAATTGA
- a CDS encoding DoxX family protein: MLKKIENWGDHHHPKWLDYFRILLGLILIWKGIDFYINMPAFSNLMRGAFLGTAISISLLAHFIIVLHLIGGLAITLGTYTRTFCLINLPILIGAVFFINISGGIFKPYSEFWFSVSVLVGLICFAIEGNGILSVEHEKILPKQAA, from the coding sequence ATGCTTAAGAAAATCGAGAACTGGGGCGATCATCACCACCCAAAATGGTTAGATTATTTTAGAATCTTATTAGGCCTTATTTTAATCTGGAAGGGCATTGATTTTTACATCAATATGCCAGCATTTAGCAACCTCATGCGCGGTGCATTTTTAGGTACAGCAATAAGCATCAGCTTACTGGCACATTTCATTATCGTATTACACCTAATTGGTGGTTTAGCCATTACCCTGGGTACCTATACGCGTACGTTTTGTCTCATTAATTTACCGATACTGATCGGGGCCGTATTCTTTATCAATATTTCGGGAGGCATTTTTAAACCCTACTCAGAATTTTGGTTTTCGGTTTCAGTATTGGTTGGATTAATCTGTTTTGCCATCGAAGGAAATGGAATTTTATCGGTCGAACACGAGAAAATCTTGCCAAAACAGGCTGCATAA
- a CDS encoding universal stress protein, giving the protein MKKILVPVDFSPAAENAANYATDLAYNIGARIELFNVFQVPVVSPVAASMVWPYEEYSQMEDDAKKALEKLLHKVEKKYEAAYQDYSLKPEVYARSVRGEVDDEVCKYFTECKMNLVVMGLNSASKFSKILIGSNARKMIEREIPLLLIPTGYQFKKPKKIAFATDFSHSDIPVLCALAEFAKPFNADILIMHTGNSTSDPAAYKETMEGFLNRVADRVNYRNIYHRHVNSKRVKDGLDWIVENGQIDMLAMVHRKHGFFYRLFNGSYTLNMSDHIQIPLLVLPPEHRIPM; this is encoded by the coding sequence ATGAAAAAGATCCTGGTACCTGTTGATTTCTCTCCAGCAGCAGAGAACGCAGCTAATTATGCAACTGATCTGGCCTATAACATTGGGGCGAGGATAGAACTATTCAATGTTTTTCAGGTTCCTGTGGTTTCTCCCGTTGCAGCATCGATGGTATGGCCTTATGAAGAGTACAGCCAGATGGAGGATGATGCTAAAAAAGCATTGGAGAAATTGCTTCATAAAGTCGAAAAGAAATATGAAGCTGCCTATCAAGATTATAGCCTTAAACCAGAGGTGTACGCAAGATCTGTCAGGGGAGAAGTGGATGATGAGGTTTGTAAATATTTTACCGAATGTAAAATGAACCTTGTGGTAATGGGATTAAATAGTGCAAGCAAGTTCTCCAAAATTTTAATCGGCAGTAATGCCAGAAAAATGATTGAGCGTGAAATACCGCTTTTATTGATCCCCACGGGCTACCAGTTCAAGAAGCCTAAAAAAATTGCTTTCGCCACCGATTTTAGCCATAGTGACATCCCTGTTTTATGTGCGCTTGCCGAATTTGCAAAACCTTTTAATGCCGATATACTCATTATGCATACAGGTAATTCAACATCAGATCCCGCAGCTTACAAAGAAACAATGGAAGGTTTTTTGAACCGGGTTGCCGATAGGGTAAACTATAGAAATATCTACCATAGGCATGTAAACAGTAAGCGGGTTAAGGATGGCCTAGACTGGATAGTAGAAAATGGTCAGATCGATATGCTGGCGATGGTACACCGGAAACACGGATTTTTTTATCGCTTGTTTAATGGCAGCTATACACTAAACATGTCTGATCATATTCAGATCCCACTTTTGGTTTTACCGCCTGAACATCGCATTCCGATGTAA
- a CDS encoding tetratricopeptide repeat protein yields MKTTKNSFFLTLLFLTLFLNTHAQTKIVGSYVATKVNYLSGEDLPDDNILKYTYVKYTFLTNGQIGISGTYDNRDTGYFFTVNGNRLIVKTEAGSTINTLRIMESSEDKLVLVSGSQTGALDDPKSIKYTLFNEKFIQKKLPLTPNDIFKITGNDTIYKSGQKIYAEFQGPSFQQYIYKEVGKKKLEPKDVELISTFIINENGRPDSLRILQGISAKFDAEYIKAFNSAQNMWLPAKHNGRNVKVLMNLKLQYLSSAVVIPTYFSSKKANDAYYQKDYELALYHYDKALEVNPNDEGSLYRRGICKQKLGNIKGACEDWTKLQQMGRDTANELLLKYCK; encoded by the coding sequence ATGAAAACGACAAAAAACAGCTTTTTCCTAACACTTTTATTTCTCACGCTATTCTTAAATACCCATGCACAAACCAAGATTGTGGGGTCTTATGTGGCAACCAAGGTAAATTATCTGAGTGGTGAAGATCTGCCCGATGATAATATCTTAAAATATACGTACGTAAAATATACTTTTTTAACTAATGGGCAGATTGGAATTTCAGGCACCTATGATAATCGGGACACAGGATACTTTTTTACGGTGAATGGCAATAGACTCATTGTTAAAACCGAAGCAGGATCAACGATTAATACGCTGAGAATTATGGAAAGCAGTGAGGATAAACTTGTACTGGTCAGCGGTTCGCAAACAGGTGCACTCGATGATCCAAAATCCATTAAATATACCCTTTTTAATGAGAAATTTATCCAAAAAAAGTTGCCTTTAACACCTAATGATATCTTTAAGATCACTGGTAATGATACCATTTATAAATCGGGCCAAAAAATTTATGCTGAGTTTCAAGGTCCATCTTTTCAGCAGTATATCTATAAAGAAGTTGGTAAAAAGAAATTAGAGCCTAAGGATGTCGAACTGATATCAACATTTATCATCAATGAAAATGGAAGGCCTGATAGTTTGAGGATACTGCAGGGAATAAGTGCTAAATTTGATGCAGAATACATCAAAGCTTTTAATTCTGCACAGAACATGTGGTTACCTGCAAAGCACAATGGGCGGAACGTAAAAGTGCTGATGAACTTAAAACTCCAGTACTTGAGCTCGGCAGTTGTCATACCAACCTATTTTAGTTCAAAAAAAGCAAATGATGCCTATTATCAAAAGGATTATGAACTCGCCCTGTATCATTACGACAAGGCATTGGAAGTAAATCCAAATGATGAAGGAAGTCTTTATCGCCGTGGCATCTGTAAACAGAAACTCGGCAACATAAAAGGTGCGTGTGAAGATTGGACCAAGCTGCAACAGATGGGCAGAGATACCGCCAATGAACTATTATTAAAGTATTGTAAATAA
- a CDS encoding TNT domain-containing protein, translating into MKNLLKYFLLLNIALFSVACRSDKDGLLDEPPITATTDFYKNANQLAATYDLSNTVSQTMRDQVYDLYKKQKWSELETLFINNNLNGKWPPANGGFNTVDDTPITMGQKYDRYSGAIGTYSGTGAPTLGGSFTSPIINGSVYTFGQRALNQPENTYDFYYEIEVLNNSLNFKGQTADIIPWFNQVGNGKQTMWKIPIDPATGYQKTWNKLAQEGYIKVTIKKNPSGKYPEAVGVVIAQ; encoded by the coding sequence ATGAAAAATTTATTAAAGTACTTTCTACTTTTAAACATTGCATTATTCTCTGTGGCTTGCCGCTCGGATAAGGATGGTCTTTTAGATGAACCACCAATTACGGCAACAACTGATTTCTACAAAAATGCAAACCAACTGGCTGCGACCTATGATCTTTCAAACACTGTAAGCCAGACGATGAGGGATCAGGTTTACGATTTATACAAGAAACAAAAGTGGAGCGAACTGGAAACGCTATTTATAAACAACAATTTAAACGGAAAATGGCCACCTGCAAACGGAGGTTTCAATACAGTAGATGATACACCAATCACGATGGGACAAAAATACGATAGATACAGTGGTGCGATTGGAACCTACAGCGGAACAGGAGCTCCGACCCTTGGAGGAAGTTTTACAAGTCCAATCATCAATGGATCTGTGTATACCTTCGGGCAAAGAGCCTTGAATCAACCGGAAAATACTTATGATTTTTATTATGAAATCGAAGTTTTAAATAATTCATTAAATTTCAAAGGCCAAACAGCAGATATTATTCCCTGGTTTAATCAGGTGGGCAATGGTAAGCAGACCATGTGGAAAATCCCGATCGATCCAGCGACTGGCTACCAAAAAACCTGGAATAAATTGGCCCAGGAAGGGTATATTAAAGTAACAATTAAGAAAAACCCGAGTGGAAAATACCCGGAAGCTGTGGGCGTAGTTATTGCACAATAA
- a CDS encoding response regulator — MEEIVGTLTMKDQQEIEKNVVLLVDDNEDILDFISDDLDEKYHVLQARNGIEALAILQREIVQLIISDVMMPEMDGFEFCAKVKSTLEFSHIPVILLTAKNSLQSKIEGLELGADAYVEKPFSPEFLQVQISSLLKNRKKIKEYFSNSPLLHLKSIAHSKADELFLEKLQDIINKNISDQDLDVEHLAEKMNMSRPTLYRKIKSISNLSPNELINLARLKKAAELLNEGLLKIYEISEMVGYSSQSHFGRNFAKQFGMSPTDYLNGSIAGKKKG, encoded by the coding sequence ATGGAAGAAATTGTAGGTACGCTCACGATGAAAGATCAACAGGAAATAGAGAAAAACGTGGTATTATTGGTCGATGATAATGAGGATATCCTTGATTTCATTTCGGATGACCTGGATGAAAAATATCATGTTTTACAGGCCAGAAACGGGATAGAAGCCCTGGCAATATTACAGCGTGAAATTGTTCAACTCATTATCAGCGATGTGATGATGCCCGAAATGGATGGCTTTGAATTTTGTGCAAAAGTAAAATCGACCCTTGAGTTCAGCCATATTCCGGTGATACTGCTTACCGCAAAAAATTCATTACAATCTAAAATTGAAGGTTTAGAGCTTGGCGCTGACGCCTATGTAGAAAAGCCCTTTTCGCCCGAGTTTTTGCAGGTGCAGATTTCCAGCCTGCTTAAAAACAGAAAAAAGATCAAAGAATATTTCTCCAATTCTCCCCTCCTCCACTTGAAAAGCATTGCCCATTCTAAGGCAGATGAGTTGTTTTTGGAAAAATTACAGGATATCATTAACAAAAACATCAGCGATCAGGATCTGGATGTAGAACACCTGGCAGAAAAGATGAATATGAGCAGGCCAACCTTATACCGGAAAATCAAATCCATTTCTAACCTGAGTCCGAATGAACTGATTAATTTAGCGAGGTTAAAAAAAGCTGCTGAACTTTTAAATGAAGGGCTACTGAAAATTTACGAAATTTCAGAAATGGTGGGTTATAGCTCGCAATCCCATTTCGGCCGGAATTTTGCCAAACAGTTTGGAATGTCGCCCACTGATTATTTGAACGGCAGTATCGCAGGAAAGAAAAAAGGGTGA
- a CDS encoding PepSY domain-containing protein, whose product MLTDKPKSPSKPRKSTFRRVVEWLHLWLGLSSGVIVFVVCLTGGIWVWRHEVWYFTEKYQRVPVQEKSFLAPSVLIAKSGNYLRAKEHAEITLQGITYGRAGRSVMCSYGLPGEKSSEIYVNPYTAEIIKDKRASAASENFFIFIRAGHRFFWLSRNIGSPLVGAACIVFLVILITGLIWWYPKKWTNKTREKSFRIKWDAKWKRLNIDLHNVLGFYSFIFVILLTVTGIVFTFEWFEKGIYSGLTWKEKTAYEKPPLSDTTITQIKYQQPVDLLWSRMNTAYDRQKIGSLWISVPEKAEEPYRVSVNFGDGTLLYNSRIHYYDGKTLKKLHWRSDRAVDYEKLSVGEKIFRMNFDIHTGQILGLPTKILAFIACIIGASLPVTGVIIWYNRKWGKKKKKKSGLEQSME is encoded by the coding sequence ATGCTTACAGATAAACCGAAAAGCCCATCTAAACCGAGAAAATCTACGTTCCGGCGCGTCGTCGAATGGTTGCACCTTTGGCTTGGACTTAGCTCTGGGGTCATTGTCTTTGTAGTCTGTCTGACTGGTGGAATCTGGGTATGGCGCCATGAAGTTTGGTATTTTACCGAAAAGTATCAGCGTGTACCTGTTCAGGAAAAGTCTTTTCTGGCTCCTTCGGTGCTGATTGCCAAATCAGGCAACTATCTCCGGGCGAAAGAACATGCTGAAATTACTCTACAGGGTATCACCTATGGCCGAGCTGGTAGATCGGTGATGTGTTCCTATGGATTACCTGGTGAAAAATCTTCTGAGATTTATGTCAACCCCTACACAGCCGAAATTATTAAAGACAAACGGGCATCTGCCGCATCAGAAAACTTCTTTATTTTCATCAGGGCCGGACACCGTTTTTTCTGGCTTTCCCGAAACATAGGAAGCCCACTCGTCGGTGCTGCCTGCATTGTGTTCCTGGTTATTCTCATTACCGGTCTGATCTGGTGGTATCCCAAAAAATGGACTAACAAAACCAGAGAAAAAAGTTTCAGAATAAAATGGGATGCCAAATGGAAGCGGCTGAACATTGACCTGCATAACGTACTTGGATTTTATAGCTTCATCTTTGTGATCCTGCTCACTGTTACAGGGATTGTATTTACTTTTGAGTGGTTTGAAAAAGGGATTTACAGTGGGCTGACATGGAAAGAAAAAACGGCGTACGAAAAGCCGCCACTTTCGGATACCACAATTACCCAGATCAAATATCAGCAGCCCGTAGATTTACTGTGGAGCAGGATGAATACCGCATATGATCGTCAGAAAATAGGCAGCCTCTGGATCAGTGTACCAGAAAAAGCAGAGGAACCTTACCGTGTATCGGTCAATTTTGGAGACGGAACGCTCCTGTATAATTCCCGCATTCATTATTATGATGGAAAAACGTTGAAAAAACTGCATTGGAGGAGTGATAGGGCTGTTGACTATGAGAAGCTCTCAGTAGGAGAGAAAATATTTCGTATGAATTTTGATATCCACACCGGTCAGATCCTGGGATTGCCAACCAAAATTCTTGCTTTCATTGCCTGCATTATTGGTGCGAGCCTGCCTGTTACCGGGGTAATTATCTGGTACAACCGCAAATGGGGAAAAAAGAAGAAAAAGAAATCGGGTTTAGAACAATCCATGGAGTAG
- the adhP gene encoding alcohol dehydrogenase AdhP — translation MYPKTMKAAVVHQYGEPLAIEELKVRTLNQYEILVKVISCGVCHTDLHACNGDWPVKSKMPLVPGHEAIGLVAAMGHDVKSVKEGDVVGVPWLYSACGCCEFCLTGWETLCYEQQNGGYSVDGGFAEYVIADSRYVAHFPSHVNFAEMAPIICAGVTVYKGLKETEVKAGEWVAISGIGGLGHLGVQYAKAMGFQVAAIDVSNDKLEMARKLGADIVVNALEQDPGEFLKKQTGGMHGVLVTAVSPIAFSQGLSALRRKGTLSLNGLPPGSFDLPIFDTVLNRITIRGSIVGTRKDMQEAIEFAVDGKVKAQIKSAKLEDINEVFEQMKMGEIEGRVVLDISGTA, via the coding sequence ATGTATCCTAAAACAATGAAAGCCGCTGTTGTCCATCAATATGGGGAACCTCTGGCCATAGAAGAACTTAAGGTCAGAACGCTCAATCAATACGAGATTCTGGTGAAAGTAATTTCGTGTGGTGTATGCCATACCGACTTGCACGCCTGTAATGGGGATTGGCCGGTAAAATCAAAAATGCCATTGGTGCCTGGTCACGAAGCCATCGGTTTGGTAGCTGCCATGGGGCATGATGTTAAAAGTGTTAAAGAAGGCGATGTAGTTGGCGTTCCATGGTTGTACAGTGCCTGTGGCTGTTGCGAATTTTGTTTAACAGGTTGGGAAACATTATGCTATGAGCAGCAAAACGGCGGTTATAGTGTTGATGGCGGTTTCGCAGAATATGTAATTGCCGATTCCAGGTATGTTGCTCATTTTCCTTCGCATGTAAATTTTGCAGAAATGGCACCGATTATCTGTGCCGGGGTTACCGTTTACAAAGGTTTAAAAGAAACCGAGGTAAAAGCAGGCGAATGGGTTGCCATATCTGGTATTGGCGGATTAGGCCATCTGGGTGTTCAATATGCAAAAGCCATGGGTTTTCAGGTTGCTGCAATTGATGTTTCAAACGATAAATTGGAAATGGCCAGAAAACTGGGTGCCGACATTGTGGTTAACGCACTTGAACAGGATCCTGGGGAATTCCTTAAAAAACAAACCGGGGGAATGCATGGTGTATTGGTCACTGCTGTATCGCCTATCGCTTTCAGTCAGGGGCTTTCCGCCCTGCGCAGAAAAGGCACTTTATCGCTGAATGGATTGCCTCCAGGCAGTTTCGACCTTCCCATATTTGATACCGTATTAAACAGGATTACCATCAGGGGTTCTATTGTAGGTACAAGAAAAGACATGCAGGAGGCTATCGAATTTGCCGTAGATGGCAAGGTGAAAGCGCAGATTAAGTCTGCAAAACTGGAAGATATTAATGAAGTATTTGAACAGATGAAAATGGGAGAGATTGAGGGAAGGGTTGTTTTAGATATTTCGGGAACAGCTTAG
- a CDS encoding TonB-dependent receptor, giving the protein MLKNLQKCRFERFYFRNRGLLFLLLPVFLLLSFTAGAQTALLSGTVKTADGKPADFITVSIPELTKSTMTNERGEFSFSRLPLGSYKVVAKALTSLALEQQVNLVAGNRNKVSFILSETSKQLEEVHILSSKSKKLASKKTDYVARMPLENLENPQVYSVVSKELLKEQLTVDIKSAVQNTPGAVAYNFPAGGVGIAFRGFISGVNARNGMETSASRSSLDISNVERIEVLKGPSGTLFGSSVSSFGGVVNLVTKKPFDSAGVEISYTGGSYNLNRLTADVNTPLNKDKSVLFRINLAVNKEASFLSYGFNNTYAIAPTLTYKVSDKLSFNLDAELFNANNTRRTYNTYAASSGIKTPGEVLLDYKTSMFHDDNSGKTSASKIFAQAVYEISDNWKSTTLFSFVGEDVDYSYQSYANWTSPSQVTRQVGLWGPISNNYTNIQQNINGQFSTGGIKHKFLGGLNYRFYDGSRRAGGNVLTLDNIDVTKTFAPIRRKAVDAGLVYYTSAIADQETLSAYASDVVNFTDRLSAMLSLRLDRFERRKVAATEGFKQTALSPKLGLVYQVVKNKVSLFGNYMNGFQNLAPVTQPDGSTLVLDPVYAVQYEGGVKAELFNKKLSATASYYNIAIDNATRVEANFTFQDGKQKSKGIDLELIGNPVAGLSIVAGYAYNDNRIVKSSNPAIEGNKAVSSPENVANFWVTYTLQNKLKGLGLGFGANYVDDNFFTADNTFYMPSYTVYDATLFYEQRKWRLGLKVNNISNRKYWDLGGNSQAPRNAMASLSFKF; this is encoded by the coding sequence ATGCTTAAAAATCTACAAAAGTGCCGTTTCGAAAGATTCTATTTCAGAAACAGAGGACTACTGTTTCTATTGCTGCCTGTATTTTTATTATTATCATTTACGGCAGGGGCGCAGACTGCTTTGCTAAGTGGTACCGTAAAAACGGCAGATGGGAAACCAGCAGATTTCATAACAGTATCCATTCCGGAATTAACTAAGAGTACAATGACCAATGAAAGGGGTGAGTTTTCATTCAGCCGTTTACCATTGGGAAGTTATAAAGTGGTTGCCAAAGCGCTAACTTCTTTGGCGCTGGAGCAGCAGGTGAATCTGGTTGCAGGCAACAGAAATAAGGTAAGTTTTATACTCTCTGAAACTTCAAAGCAATTGGAAGAGGTACATATCCTGTCGAGCAAAAGCAAGAAACTGGCCAGTAAGAAAACCGATTACGTAGCCAGGATGCCGCTGGAGAATCTTGAAAATCCGCAGGTGTATAGCGTGGTTAGCAAGGAACTTTTAAAAGAACAGCTTACCGTTGATATTAAAAGTGCCGTTCAGAATACTCCGGGCGCGGTGGCCTATAACTTTCCTGCGGGGGGCGTGGGCATTGCCTTTAGGGGGTTCATCAGCGGTGTTAATGCCAGAAATGGCATGGAGACATCTGCTTCCCGCTCATCACTTGATATTTCCAATGTGGAAAGGATTGAGGTACTAAAAGGACCTTCTGGCACTTTATTTGGTTCTTCTGTTTCCTCATTTGGCGGTGTGGTAAACCTGGTAACCAAGAAACCTTTTGATAGTGCCGGTGTAGAAATATCTTACACAGGCGGAAGCTACAACCTGAACCGTCTTACTGCTGATGTGAATACCCCGCTTAACAAAGACAAATCTGTGTTGTTCAGGATAAATCTGGCGGTAAACAAAGAAGCCAGCTTCCTGAGCTACGGTTTCAATAATACCTATGCCATTGCACCTACGTTGACCTATAAGGTATCTGACAAGCTTAGCTTTAACCTGGATGCAGAACTTTTCAATGCAAACAATACACGCCGTACCTACAACACTTATGCAGCCAGTTCAGGGATAAAGACTCCTGGAGAGGTTTTATTGGATTACAAGACCTCGATGTTCCATGATGACAATAGTGGTAAAACTTCTGCTTCAAAAATCTTTGCACAGGCAGTGTATGAAATTTCAGATAATTGGAAATCGACAACCTTATTCTCTTTTGTAGGTGAAGACGTTGATTATAGCTACCAGTCTTATGCAAACTGGACCTCACCGAGCCAGGTAACCAGACAGGTGGGTTTATGGGGACCGATTTCGAATAACTATACCAATATCCAGCAGAATATAAATGGTCAGTTTTCAACCGGTGGAATAAAACATAAATTCCTGGGCGGTCTAAACTATAGATTCTATGACGGCAGTCGCCGTGCAGGAGGAAATGTACTTACCCTTGATAACATAGATGTAACCAAAACCTTTGCTCCGATAAGAAGAAAGGCAGTTGATGCCGGACTTGTATATTACACCTCTGCCATAGCAGACCAGGAAACCTTGAGTGCCTATGCCTCTGATGTGGTTAACTTTACTGATAGGCTTTCGGCAATGTTAAGCCTGCGTTTGGACAGGTTCGAACGCAGAAAAGTGGCCGCTACAGAAGGATTTAAGCAAACGGCTTTATCGCCTAAATTGGGCCTGGTTTACCAGGTGGTTAAAAATAAGGTGTCGCTATTTGGTAACTACATGAATGGCTTCCAGAATCTTGCCCCTGTAACACAACCCGATGGAAGTACATTGGTTCTTGATCCGGTTTATGCTGTTCAATATGAAGGCGGTGTAAAAGCGGAGCTTTTCAATAAAAAATTAAGTGCTACAGCCAGTTATTATAATATTGCGATCGATAATGCGACCCGTGTAGAAGCCAATTTCACGTTCCAGGATGGAAAACAGAAAAGTAAAGGTATAGATCTTGAACTGATTGGGAATCCAGTTGCGGGCTTGAGTATTGTTGCAGGTTATGCGTACAATGATAACCGCATCGTAAAATCAAGCAATCCAGCCATAGAGGGTAACAAAGCAGTTTCTTCCCCTGAAAATGTGGCGAACTTTTGGGTAACCTATACTTTACAGAACAAGTTAAAGGGGCTGGGGCTGGGTTTCGGCGCCAATTATGTGGATGATAATTTCTTCACTGCCGATAATACTTTTTACATGCCATCTTATACGGTTTATGATGCTACCTTATTTTATGAGCAGCGTAAGTGGAGGCTTGGTTTAAAGGTGAACAACATTAGCAATAGAAAATATTGGGACCTTGGCGGAAACTCGCAGGCACCAAGAAACGCAATGGCCAGCTTGTCATTTAAATTTTAA